CCACCACCTGGTCCTCATACTACTTTGATCTCCAGCTGCTGGTCTTCATGTTCCCAGGCAAGTGTGCATTCAGCATAAACACAAGGGGAGAGAAGCAAGGGGTTTATACTGTATGATCACTCTCAGATACAAATGAATCACACAGCTTCCTTAGTACTTGTTGGCTTTTGATTGACAGTTACCTTTTTCCTTCCTTACAGTTGGTCTTTACTACTGTTTCAACAACCTGTCGGACGCCAGGATCTTCATCATCATGTACGGAGTGACCAGTATGTACTTCTCAGCTGTCATGGTACGTCCTGAACAGAGCTGCACAGACTCCTCAGAGagctctttatttatttttttgtgttaagcTTTTGTGAATGGAAAACATGTATTTAGGACTGAATTTGCATGAATCTTTATATGTAATGTATTAATGTACCTCTTGTTTGTTGCTCCCTCAGGTGCGTCTAATGTTGGTGTTGGCTCCAGTCATGTGCATCCTGTCAGGCATTGGTGTGTCACAGGTGTTAACCACATACATGAAGAATCTGGATGTGAGCCGGCCAGACAAGAAGAGCAAGAAACAGCAGGACTCCACCTACCCCATCAAGAATGAGGTAGGAGGTCTGAGAGGCTGCTTCAGAGAGCTGTTAGAGGGTGGTGCCATCTACCCTCTGTTTGCATAGTGTACACCACCCACATGTTATATCTTTACGttgagactgtttttcttttttagaggTTAAATTTAATAATTAACAGTATGAACTCATGGTTTTTGAAAACTAGGTGTCAAAAGCTAAATTAAAAGGTAATAGAGGTTATTTGTGTATCCAGTGGTACAAATttagttttgaggtacttgcaCTTGTTTCTATTTTCTGCTACTAAATTCCACTGCATTTCAGAGGGAATTATTGTATGTTTTACTCCAATACATTTGTTTGATATCTAAAGATACTGGTTACTTCTCAAGTTCTTCTCAATGATAAGCTTTAAAAAATTCAATACACTGTTAAACATTAAACCAGTGGCTCTCAACCTTTTTGGCTCGACACCCCCCATGTAAACATTGTGTAGCAGGGGCCCCTTGTCATGTCTCACATGTCTGAACAGCTCCGCCAAAGAGACATTTCCCCTCAAATTTCTGACATGgcttaatttaaataatttggCACAGTGATGTAAAATTATCCAACATGtcacagaaaaagcagaaaagtcCAAACACTGTGAACAGAGTTTTGTAGCAGtgtattgttttttcttcttttctctcccattAATCATGTGGCAAGCCCTCAGGCCTTTAGAGGGGCCTGACCCTTAGGTTGGTAACCACAGAACTAAGCTCCCTGCAgccatttttctgcagaatgaggacttttacttttgatacttgcAGTGCATTTAATCACCAATAACACTTTTACCGAAGAAGGATTTTAAATGCGTAGACTTTTACTGATAAAACGCAGAACAGTTCTTATTAACTGGATCATGTCTGAGTTGTTCTTAAACCATTTCTTATTTCagtcagaataaaagcaaacataCAGAAGGTTAAAACCTGATGACGTGCTGTGTTTCATACCTACCAGGTTGCCAGTGGGATGATTCTGGTCATGGCCTTCTTCCTCATCACATACACCTTCCACTCTACCTGGGTGACCAGTGAAGCTTACTCCTCTCCCTCAATTGTCCTGTCGGCCCGTGGAGGTGATGGCAGCCGCATCATCTTCGATGACTTCAGAGAGGCTTACTACTGGCTCCGCCACAACACTCCTGAGGTCAGTCACAcccacagaaataaagaaaaagtcagTCATCAAATCAGGATGCTGAATTGTGTTCTTGAGTTATGCACAGTCATAAGTCAGAGTGCTTTCAttcaaatgtttgtgtttccaggaTGCCAAAGTCATGTCATGGTGGGATTATGGCTATCAGATAACTGCCATGGCTAATCGAACCATTCTAGTGGACAACAACACGTGGAACAACACTCACATCTCCAGAGTTGGGCAGGTGAGCTGTGTAACCTTCAGGGTGCTCATGTTTCTGAAGTACTGCTGTGTTGACCGCGGCTGCTGTTTGCTCTTTAGGCCATGGCATCCACGGAAGAGAGGGCGTATGAGATCATGAGGGAGCTGGATGTCAGTTATGTCCTGGTAATCTTTGGAGGACTGACGGGCTACTCCTCAGACGGTACGTGCCAAGTTTCAGTAGATCAGAGTCACTACacttaaaactgtatttaagtGGAATCACTGTACTAGAAATTATTTGGTTACTGCCATTATTACTTAGTTATAGAATAATTCTGTCACTGAAGGTCATAGAAAAGTGAAGCAAAAATATGGCCTAATGTTTTTGGAAAGCCTTTCAATGAGCACCTGTGTAATCAATCTCTGTTCATCACAGATATCAATAAGTTTCTGTGGATGGTCCGAATTGGAGGAAGCACTgacacaggcaaacacatcaAGGAGCATGACTACTACACTCCCACCGGAGAGTTCAGAGTGGACCGCGAGGGCTCGCCCGTCCTTCTCAACTGCCTCATGTACAAGATGTGCTACTACCGCTTCGGCCAGGTCTACACAGAGGCCAGTGAGTAACTACAGCCTGGTGGGATCTGTTTGTCACTGTGCATCAGCCAGTTTGTCTTGCAGTCAGAGGCTTATTGAGAATGACCCACATGTAAGCATTTTTGAAAGGACTCTTTAAGTTTAGGCTGATCAGTGCAGCTCCTTTGTTTGCATGATATGCTGTGGCCAACACAACTGTTGGCTACAACAATGGAGCATGACTGTGAGCAGCTGTATCAGCCTCTAAGCTGACTGCCTTCAGCATATATATTCATTTTGTCCTGTAATTCTGATGATCTGATCCATCTTCTCTGCAGAGCGCCCACCTGGTTATGACAGAGTGAGGAACGCTGAGATTGGGAACAAAGACTTCGAACTGGATGTGTTGGAGGAGGCCTACACAACAGAGCACTGGCTGGTTAGGATATACAAGGTAAAAGAGTTAACTGTCCTTCTCTGACATATCAGCCTTTAGGTACTACTAGTTTGGTGTGGTGTGGTTTACTTGTTGAGATCAGCACTTTTTGAAACCATTTCTTCTGGGGACATTTAAGAAACTGCAAAGTTAAGCAGACATGACAAAGTGAAGAAAATTGGCTCAACATAAGTTGATGGTTCCAGGGACTGAAATGTTAGATTTGCTTGTTTCCTTGCTGTGTTACATTACAGTAAAATGAATTACCTTTAGGTTTTGAACAGCTGGTGAGGCAAAACTAAGAGACATCACTTTGGGCCAGAGGAAACTGGGACAgaatttttaattgttttttggTGTCTTTGAGGCCAgatgaatatttcattaaataatcaaatgacCTGAAGATAATTCAGTAATGAAACTATTGCAGCCCTCAGTGGGATACATTTACAATCAGTCTCATAATGGATTCATTTGTGCCTGAGGGTGAATTTTTCTGTTCTTAAATTTGACAAGTCCATTTGTTTTTCTAGGTGAAAGATCTGGACAACCGGGGTCTCTCAAGAACATAAAACCTTCAGATGACAGTGAAAACAGCCTTTTAGCGCACAGCACTGAACACCTTCCCCTGTGGTCTGCAGATGAGTGGGAAAAGAGtactttttatactttttgtTTGGGGGAAGAAAATTGcatcagagatttttttttgtggatttttttttttttttaattttgttataaTGAAATGTCTCATCTGGATCAGAGGAAGGTGGTGTAAAAACATCCAGTCTGATGTCAGGAGTTTGCCATGAAGTGGTCAAA
This genomic stretch from Toxotes jaculatrix isolate fToxJac2 chromosome 12, fToxJac2.pri, whole genome shotgun sequence harbors:
- the stt3a gene encoding dolichyl-diphosphooligosaccharide--protein glycosyltransferase subunit STT3A; protein product: MTKLGFLRLSYEKQDTLLKLLILSMAAVLSFSTRLFSVLRFESVIHEFDPYFNYRTTRFLAEEGFYKFHNWFDDRAWYPLGRIIGGTIYPGLMITSAVLYHILHFFHITIDIRNVCVFLAPLFSSFTAIVTYHFTKELKDAGAGLLAAAMIAVVPGYISRSVAGSYDNEGIAIFCMLLTYYMWIKAVKTGSVYWSSMCALAYFYMVSSWGGYVFLINLIPLHVLVLMLTGRFSHRIYVAYCTVYCLGTILSMQISFVGFQPVQSSEHMAAFGMFGLCQIHAFVDYLRSKLNAQQFEVLFKSVISLVGFILLSVGTVLMLTGKISPWTGRFYSLLDPSYAKNNIPIIASVSEHQPTTWSSYYFDLQLLVFMFPVGLYYCFNNLSDARIFIIMYGVTSMYFSAVMVRLMLVLAPVMCILSGIGVSQVLTTYMKNLDVSRPDKKSKKQQDSTYPIKNEVASGMILVMAFFLITYTFHSTWVTSEAYSSPSIVLSARGGDGSRIIFDDFREAYYWLRHNTPEDAKVMSWWDYGYQITAMANRTILVDNNTWNNTHISRVGQAMASTEERAYEIMRELDVSYVLVIFGGLTGYSSDDINKFLWMVRIGGSTDTGKHIKEHDYYTPTGEFRVDREGSPVLLNCLMYKMCYYRFGQVYTEAKRPPGYDRVRNAEIGNKDFELDVLEEAYTTEHWLVRIYKVKDLDNRGLSRT